In the genome of Cynocephalus volans isolate mCynVol1 chromosome 10, mCynVol1.pri, whole genome shotgun sequence, the window CTAGCTCACTCATGCTTTGCGGGGAGAGTACCTGACCCATTTCCATGCCACCCTACCTCCAGAGAGCCAAAGACCTGCAGCCCAGCTGCCTGGGAGCCTTCTCTGCCCAGCTTCAGGGGAGAAGCTCTGCTGCTGAGCAGGGCCAGAGAGCTGTAATTATTGAGACAGGATAAGAGCTATTTTGGGAAGAAGTCGTCCTGCTGCCAAAGCTTTTGACTTCCTAAACTAAAACAAGATGCACAGAAAAAGGGGGTTAGAGTGAGGAAGCACAGGGAGGAGCCTGCTCAGTCGAAAACACCAAACCTTGAATGAAGGGATTAACCCTTTCCCAAAGGTACAGATTTATATCTAGGTGTGAGCAAGAGGTTGCTAAGTTATCTCCCTCTGGCTTTGGGAAGGAGGATGTAACCTGACCCCCTATCCACCTCCTGCTGACTCTCTTTCCTAAGATCTTCCAAAAGCATTTATTCAGTCTGTTCCATTTATTTGACATTTGAGCACAAACTATTTCATGTTGTTGCTTAAATGTTTCCTGTCCTTGTCTTATCTCCCCAACCAGATGGTAAAATTCTCAAGGCCAAAGAATGTGTGTGCTGTGAAGCTCCAATGCTTTCCCCAAAGTGCCTAGCAGAGTGCCAGGCATCTGAATAAAAATTGtctgtggaaggaaggaagtaaagaagggagtgagggagggagaaagaaaggaaggaagaaagaaaggggaggagggaggggtttACTGTCTTGCATTGAGATAACCTCTAAAAGTAGCTGCCCCCACCCACAGCTAAGCTCAGGGCATGGGGCTGGATAAGGACCCAGGGTAGAGGGGATGGCAGCCAAGTTTCTGGACACCTCCCCTTCAGCTGTTCCATCATCTGAGCTCAGGCTGCCCCctattcatttgttttctatCAAAACTGTAGTAGTCAACTGTCCATCCTGGGCCAGTCCATGGATGGGACCCATTAGAGGCCATAGGCTTTGGGTAAGAGAGAAATACGGCAAGAGAAAGGATGGAAGAGGAAGAACTTTAGCCATCTTATCTAACATGGGCCAGAAGAGCCAAAATACTTATGGGAAGAATGCACTGTGAAATCAGGACACAGGGCTGCCAAGAGCAGAGTCCACCTTGCGCTTTTCCAAGTCAAAGACCCAAATAGTGTGTAACCCAGAAAAGTGACCTCTTTCTGCAGCGCCCCAGGCTGGAGAGGGGAGAATGAGGTGGGACCTGACCCAGTCCATGGCTGCCCAGTCAGTATTCCCACAGAGCACTTGGCAGGATTCATCATCTGCCAAAACGTCGCTATTCTTTCCAGGGCTGCAATTAGCTCATATAGCACTTTGTGCAACTCTGCCTCTGAGGAGATGCAGCCCCACAGGCACACAGCTTGATACATGAACCACAGGCTAGATTTCAGCCCCTATGTGCCCCTTCTGCCAGGTGCCTTTGTGCAGTGAACAACCTGACCATAGGGAATAGCTCTGTCTTCCTCCATACCCCTTTCCATCAGAGGACAGTAGAGGGACTTGGATTGGGAGAGCAGGGGGAGCATAGGAAGACTAAAAGTAAGTTCCCAGGGGTATTCTTACCTCCTCATCTGCCACAACAGAAAAGTAGAAGCCAGGCATTCCCAAGGGGCAGCAAATGGAATTCAGAGAGTGCCAACAGGAGGGGAAAAAGAGAATTTTACTGAAGATACCAGTGGACTCGGGCATAACCTGGCCCAAATCTCTTCCTAATGCAAGTGGCCCAAATGGCCACagctagcatttactgagtgctcacTATTGCCAAGcacatgctaagtgctttacgtGTTAATAGCTTGGTTAATCCTCATAAGAACCCTAAGAGGAAGCCATTATTCCCATTAcatgatggggaaactgaggctggagtgATAAAATAACTTACCCAATGTCATGGTCAGAAAATAGTGGACCCAGGGCTTCAAACCCTGTCAAATAATTCCAGAATCCATACTTGACTACACCTCTACTTTATAGAGCTTTGCTCCCTCTGAGGGACAGGGCTGCCCTTCTCTGCTCTTTGTTGTTGGGATTGGGTTGCATTCTCAGggctctttcctccccaggaattTCTTTATCCAGTGCCCTGGACTCTGGTATGCTCACAGGGCTGGAGCATATTTTGGGCCACAGTGCTggtccccaccctcccccaccaccagaGAGGCCAGGAGTATATATAAAGGGAGGGAGGGTCATGAGGCCTTGGGGACAATTCTCTTAAGGATTCTAGAGTTGGTTGCAAGACCCACTGCTGGCCTCAAGGGGGAGGCCCAGACATCCCTGGAGATCCTGCCTGGGCAGCAGCCAATTCATATCATGAGTTGTAGGATGGGAGCTTGCAGAGGGTTCTGAGGAACCAGAGAGACACACGAGAACAGCCCCCACCCTGAATTAGTGTCAAGTCAGCCCTGAGCAAGACCATGAAGCAGGTAGTTTGCTTCAGTGTTTTCTTCATATGATAGGTAAGACCAGCTAAGCTGAAAGGCCATGGGGCTTAAATTGTTCTCCATCCCAGAAGTGACTTCCCATTAAAAGGAGACACTTGAAAATGATAAAGGTTGCAAGTCCCAAAGGAATGACTCTAATGGTGGAATCTTAGGCAAGATGAGAAGTCCCTCTGCTCCTTCAGATCAAAACCCCAGCTGGTACTCTCCTAAAGGACCTAGCTCTAGAGATACACAGAGGCTACCCTCTAGCCTGTCCGCCAACCCCCACAGTGGGCCAGCAGAAGGGAAAAGCACAAACCTTTTAGCCACCAGATGACACGATTGTACATTTCCTCGGAGACATCTGGAAGTAACAGAGACactgttgctttttttctctctatgaGATGCACACCTGCTGCCTCCATTTCTAGCTCCACACTTCACCCAAAGGTGCCCTCAGCATGGATCCTTCTAGAAGCTCCTCCAGCCTAGGACCAAATACCACATTCCCACTCTCCCTTTTTTTACACCCTCTCTCTGTGCCACTGTTAACGGTTTTCCCCTCCTGGAAGTCCTTGTTCCAGCTCATCTATGCCCCAGCTTCTCTACTTTCTTGCCAGAAATATTTACCTCAGGCCCTTACTCTCTTTCGTAGCCCTCACCAGCCCTCACCCCAGCTCACATCTCTATCTCCTCTCAGGAAGCAGCTTCCAAACCTGCAAACCACTCTCTACCACCTTCCATTGAAAAGTTAAGCAGCGTTGCCCGGAAGAGTCAATGCCTAAGCATCGTCATCGATGTCATTAGCTTCACGCTCAGAGAAGCTGGCAGGGAAGGGACGGAGCAATGGCTCAAGGATGGGACTAGCTTTGGCACCAGCAGAAGGCAGCCCTGAGGCAGAATGAAGAAGGGGCCTTTCCTGCCCACCCCAACGTCCCAGCTGACAAAATTGAAGCTGCACCCGGGCGGTCTGCTTCTTCACATACCCAGAAAGAAAGCACTAAACCTTTGTTTGGGTTGTTTACAGGTATACTTGGAGACCTGTGGCACTTCCATCTGTGGTGACTGGCTTGGAGACTCctttggtgatggtggtggtggtgggcttgtcTTCTCTCTCTGGAACACCACATCTTCATAGTAAGGGCTTGGGTCCGtttcaaaaaaggacaaaaaagggTCTAGGGGAGGAGGGGACTTAGGCTCAAAATCAGGTGTTGTTGGCCTGCTTTGAGGAATTTCAACTTCAGGATTCAGTAAGGCCCACCAGGAGGAGTCAGGCCCATACCTAGGTAAAGACCGAGGGGGTAAGGGCCGAGGGGTCAGTTCCAGTTCTTCATGAATGGAGGGCTTTTGGGAGAGTTCTGAATACCTAAGTGGGGGTCCTGGGGACATGTAGGTATTTCCTGCAGGCCTTTGGACTTGCTGTTTATAGATGGGCTCTGGAGTGACAAACGTGGAAGGTTTGCGGGGGCCCTCAGATACTGATCGAGGTGACATACTTTTTGTTGACTGTATTAACTGTTCATTGGGGCAGATGGTGACCCTGCGGCCAACCTCACTTTCTCCTCGTGTTGGGAACCTCACATTGGACTCCTTCTTGGATGGTATTAAGACCTTTGTGGATGGCTTGGTTTCGGGGTAGGCAGAATGCTTTCGGAGAGTCTCAGGCTCTGAACGCACAGAAACTTGGTGTCCACCATCTAAATTTCTAAGGACAGAGAGTTTGAGGGACGATTCCAAGTTCAGATTTTTATGCAAGGCCTTGGATTCTGAAGGAATTGAGCTGTGAGGACCCATTTCCGGCTCCTGGCCAGTGATCTTTCTCTGGGCTGTCCAATGGTCTACACAGGCATGCCTGCCACTGTGCTCTGGGGTAGAGTGACTCCTTGAAGATCTGCCCCCACCAACAGTCAAAATCCTTCGGATGGGTTCAGTTTGTACTGCTTCATCCTTTGGGTGAGCTGAAATCCTACGGGGACCTCTGACTCCTTGGGGATTCTGGACCTTGGAGGGTGGGTCCTCCTCATGTGAAACTTGTAAGTTCTCCTTCTGGTCTACAAAACTCAACCGATGAGAGGGTTTGGCATCTGGGGTTGATAAGGCACGTCCTGGCTTGTTCTCAACACCTCTTCGTATTGCTTCCTCTCTGAGTGGACTAAAATTCTGATGTACGCTTACAGCATGGGAAGCCGGTGTCTGAGTTTGCTGGACCTTTCGCTGAATAGAGGGATGGCGGGGTGTTTCTGTTCTTGGCCGGGTCTCGGTTCCCTGAGGAGTGGGTGCTGCATAGAGGCTGGGCCCTGACTGGAGAGAGTGAGATCGAGCATAGTCTGATGTCGCGTGTGCAGCTTCTGACCTTCTGTGGGAAGGGCTCATGGAGACTGCAGCACTTTGCTGGCTCGAGGCAAGAATGTACCCATGTCCCCGCTGAGGGGCTGTGCTAGTAACCTCAGCCCCTCTCTGTGCTGAAACTGCTACCTTGGGTCCAGTTTTATTTGTCTTGATCATCTGATAGACTGTGCCCTTCTGGGTAGATCCCATATTTTACTGTCTGGCTTGTATTCAGGATCCTAATGAAGCCTGAATATTTACCCTCGGTTTTAAAAGCTGCTGTTCTTGGGCTCCCACAAAAGTGGCTGTTGTTCTAAAAGTGTCTCAAATAGTCCCCTTAGCTACCTCTCTGTCTGGTGATGTCATAAAGGAAGGAGCTTCCTATTAAACATCCTGATGTACAGTCACAATTCTTCAGAGAATCCCAAGCAGTACCTGGAAGGAAATTGGAGTTGTCTTTGGAGTTGACACCACCAAACCTTTGGCCAAGTTCTTAACTGGGATTCCCTTGTATATAGGGAAGGCTCCAGACCCTCCCTTACTCTCCCCAGATTCTAGGAATCCTCAGGGACTCATCCAGAGGATTAATCAGCCAGAAGATCCTATGAAGGCAAGGCTACTCAAGCCAATTACGCTGAGTGAGCCCCAGTTTTAAGAAGGTACAAGGTACAAAGTTGCCCCAATTTTTTCTGAAATTGCACTGTGTACAAGTCAAAAAATAGAGCCACAACCTTTTCCAGGTTTCATAGGTGGTTTGGTTGACCCTGGGGTAAAAATCCAGATTGCTCAAATCATAAGTTCTCACATTCTTGGTCCAAGAAAGAGTAGTATTGTAGAAAGGGTTTGGAGTTAGTTTGGTTTTAGTTATAAATGACCTAGTTGTGTGCCTTGGACAAGTTATCTGACTtgcctgagccttggtttcttcatctgtaaaccaTAACCTTGTACATGGGTGCTGCACAATAAATGTTGTGTCCTTTCTCACAATCTCCTTCTGTCAGCTGTCCAGTCAGCTGAACTCTAGTTCTCTCTAGACTTGAAGAGTgactttccaatttggatgaccaTTCTGGATAAGAAAGAGACTGtcacttttctctccctttcacaTGCTCTCTCTTTGAGACAGACCCTATCATATCCAACATCCTATTATTGACCCTGAAGGGTCCATAGAGGTTATAGGATGATCAGCTTCATTTTCCTATGCTCTGTACTGACCATTCTCTTCTATTAAACAATTTTTCTTCAGATGAGTTATAATAAAATTGATTAGGTTATAGCTATTTAATCATAATGACATTATAGTTCTGCCTCCCGTTATTTGAGTTTTAAGTATTTCTAAACCCTTTCTATTCCCCCAAATGAAAATAgctttaaaagaattataaagagCTAAAATCACCTGAAGGGCCACTTCACTATTTTAATAAGCATCTTTCCAGATACTTTTCTATGCATTTACCATATGTAGACAAGTATTTACAAATTTATATCAATAAGGTCCTATTTACCTGCTTGCATACTACTGTTAACTTTATTCCATAATATGTTATGAATACCTTTCTGTGTCCATAAATCTATATCTATGACATAATTTCTAATTAATCTTATGGttccataattttttaaactagtCCTTCATTGTTGAacatttgtttccaatttttcaatattataaacccccaggccagcaagatcaccaacagggttcctgtggacccacataggagcaaggagctacagacaactgaaaaaaggagccactcagaggccagtgagtcatggcaaaggactggcacatggcccatcccatgggaagagtttggagtgtgggtggtgggggagacaggccaccaggggaacattagggcacagcatggacagctgacctacctcccaatcagcataggaccactcagtggagactggtcaggaatatagaactgcaggagtgcagtttgatgaagactcaggcccagaccagagtttccacacaacacaggtgtactggatctcagaGGACCAGGAAGTGcttataaggtcaacaattaaaacctgaacgGCAAAAAAAGCttcccccagagaatcagcagcaaagcagcaatttagttcaaccacagggccCAAGTGCTGGTTCccgcaggaagttcccccattatagaagcaagcaaaggacagcaaattagttccagtgcagagtttaagtggtgggaacagtgaataatccaacacagaactgaaaggaaaaacaaaatacccacagatcagagacaaagtttgatattaaccagtaaaggtgtAAGACCACCAAAGAATGtgtataaaacctagaaggactggaagccccttgggctcccaagctggggaggaggcagggccatgagcctcagccatgcccccccaatgACTACACCCAGGCCAGCGATAACCAGTGGGTCactgccagaagtgccccaggctcccgaaCTGGGGTGGTGGTGGTCTGAAGGCCTTAGCCACTCCCCCCGAagtccacaaccagcccagcaacaatcaccaagctgccgcaggaagcacccaaggctcccctgctggaatgagggttGCCATGGCCTTGACCatgctctccctccttcctcctcctcccaccataTTGCactcccccatccctctcccccaactgctctgaaACAAATCTTAGaatctaaaaaatattaataaattttaaaaataaataaataaataaataaaagttcatgCTCCACCTCAGATAAAATAAATCAGATATTTTGGGGGTGAGGCTtaagcatcagtatttttaaaaaactcctcagTTGGTTCTAATAAACAATCAGGATTAACAACCACTATTTTAGAATAAAGTCCTCTAAATCCTCTCTCTTCAAAGTGTtgtccatggaccagcagcaccagcaccaccTGAGAGCTTCTCGGAAATGAGGAAGTTTGGTCCCCACCTAGACCTATTcaatcaaaatctgcattttgacaagatctccaggtgattcatATGTACTATTAAATTTGTGAAGTACTGGTCTAAATGGAATTTCTAGGTcaaaaaatgttcacatttaAAACACATACTGACAGATACCCCTCCAGATAAATGGTACCTATTTATAACCCCAACACAGTGAATGGAGATGTCCCTTTCCCCACACTCTCACCAACCTTAGATATTATCAATATTTCTCCTCTTTGCAGTCAGGTGAAAAACAATACcctgttttaatttgtatttctttcagtACAGGAAACTGAAcatctcttttgttttattgaaacataattgattatacatatttgtacagagtacagagttgaatttcaatacctgtgtacaatatgtgatcaaatcaggatgattagtatattcatcattatgcaatgtaatcattttctgtggccctttaccaatttcttgctaatccccctctacctcccctacttctggtaacctcagttctcaaacatcttttttttttcttttttttttttttttttaaaggatgaccagtaaggggatcttaacccttgacttggtgttgtcagcaccatgctctcgctctcccgagcgagccacaggccagccccctagaacatctttttaatatgctaatTGGCCATCTGTATTGCTTCTTTTGTGAACtgatctttgctttttttttttttttttttttcattttttgttctttctgcatTGTTCTTAGCACACCAGTATTTATTCCTAACTGTTCACTTACCAAGTAGTTGGAAAGGATACTCAGTTAAGGAAAAAGGCCCAAATCAATAGGTcttttaggggccgagcccgtggcgcactcggtagcgtgctgcgctagcagcgcggcgacgctcccgccgcgggttcggatcctatataggaatggccggtgcactcactggctgagtgccggtcacgaaaaagacaaaaaaaaaaaaaaaataggtcttTTATTCCATCATTAAAATTTACAAGCATGTCTTGGGAATCATCCTGTAACTTGTTTCTGTAGCTGGACAACTCTTAGATCTTATTTGTCAGCCTGCTGAATTGTTCCTTTTTCAGAGACATAGATACCATCCAAAAATTTTCTGATAtccttgtttctgttttggcttGCTGGATAAAAGCAGCTGAATTTGAAACAAGTTCAATGTTGTTTCAAGGATTAACTCATCTTTCTGGGCCTGAGATAGTGAACAAGCAACACCTGGCCTCATTCAAACCCTGTGGATGTATTTTTCactcaaattttaaatttcaacaaaAGACCCATTCTACTGAATAGCGACATTGATGGGGAGGTGAACGTACACAGACCTCATCTAGTAACGGAAGCCCCACTGTAACACCCTTATCATGTTCTATACATGACTACAAATAGTGCAAACAGTAGccagtttctttctatttcccaCCATTTGTCAActcaaagacattttcttttcctttccaaggagACTGAGCTCTACGTTGACGTGACTGAAGTCTTTCCAGAGGGTTCCTCTGGGGCCCTTCACTATAACTGTGTATCCCTTCAGAGTGATGAGTCTGATTGCTAAGAATCATCTTCATTCTTGCAGTAGATGCAGTGAAGAGCTATTTTTCTGTTAAGATGTTCTTCTTACAGGTTATTAGAACTCTTTGTATATTGGGAATATAAACCTTTTGTTTATCCAATATATTGCAATTATTTCTACCAGTTTGTTGAGTTTATTCTTTTTCAGGCGTTATTGGTAGGAAATTCTGTATTTTTACGTACTAAAATCCACCAATCTCTTCTCACTTTGAGGCAATAGCTTAGAAAAGTTTTTTCCACTCCACGAATATAGTCACCtacattttaacttttatgtaTTTAGTTACACATGTAAATTTTTGATTgatcagacatttattttttggtataaggactcagcttttatatttttctaaatggctAGTCAGATcaacatcatttattaaataatctatTTTGACACacgttttgttatattttaaattcccaAGCTTTATACTTTAGTTTTTTGGGGGGCTCTCTTTTATGTTCTATAAATCTTTTCCATTCCTATGCCAATGCCATAGTCTGTTAATTATTGCAGCTTTATACTTTTCCTTAATATCTGGTAGAACAGGTCCCTCctctttactcttctttttcatatTGTTCAGTCATACATGTATAGAAAGTCCTTTAATTTTGCTCTACTATACAACTAATAGTATTCAGTGGGAGAGTGGATTTTACTTATCTCACTCCTAGAGGATCAACTTATTTCTAAGCTCCTGGGGGGCTCTTCATTATAGCGCACTTCTAACACATATGAGTACATAACATTACTATTAGCATTTGGAAAAGGTCTAAAGTAATGGATttgggtctttctctctcttggctctctcttgctctttctgcttccaccatcttgcaatttgaGACTCCTggttcactgttcccaccaccaaatggactttggactcagAAACTAATCCTTCAGAAGCCAAAGACAGGAAGAAGTGGTCAAATGCGTCAGTTCCTGAAGTGAGAAAGGGACCTACTCTGAGAGCACGTTCAGTGCTCAGAAACACCAACACTCTGCAAACCCATAGCAACAGgtgaaaaagtttaatttttcccTTCAACAACTTCTAACTAAAATTTAGCACTTTTAAAAAGTGAGGGCAGCGGCGGCAAGATGGCGGTCTGaaggcagcggcagcggtggaaaCTCAAGACTCGGGGACCCCAGGGACTAGAAGAAATCACAATGCctacttggaaagaagaaaaggtagcgACTTGCCCCAGCCCAACCCCAGAGCGGGCCCCTAGAAAGTTTGGAGCTGCCGCCACTTGCAGTCGGTGACCACGTGACTCTGCACCCGCCTGCGGAagcggcagtggcagcagtggaggaACCTGCGGcagaggcagcggcagcagcagcagcggcaccAGCggtagcagtggcagtggcagcagcggaggaactggcggcagcggcagcagtggaGGAGCCGGCGacagaggcagcagcagcagcagcagcgtaAGCAGCATCGGCGGTAGCGGCGGCAGCGGGGGAAGTGGCACCAGCGGTAggggcagcggcagcagcgggggaagcagcagcggcaggagcgataccctgcggtaccgccccattacccagcagccaggcagagtccaagctgaccagagggGGGGGCTCCCCGGACAGGGCCAAGACCCGCGGccaccacacacgcaaggcactagtggccaactgagtagtcactgaggtagccataccaaattggcaaccacagcaacatcttagtcagtcaatagtgtcaaacctgtggattgtaaaaccccctgccacaatgaataaacatcaaagaaaagataccagaaatacgaaaaatcaagaaagtacaccacccaaagataataaatctcaagctctagatcctatagaacaagaagcccttgaaatgactgacaaggaatttcaagtgataattctaaggaaactgaatgagatacaagaaaactcaggtagacagcatgataaaacaaggaaaaggatacaggacctgaaagaggaaatgtacaaggaaatcaatgtcctgaaaaaaaaatgtagcagaacttgctgaactgaagaagttattcagtgaaataaaaaacacaacggagagtttaaccagcaggcttgtggaagttgaagagagaacctctgaacttgaagatgggctgtttgaaataacacaagcagacaaaaaaaaaaaaaaaacagaaaaaagaatcaaaggcattgaagtaaatctgagagagatatcagacaaccctaagcgctcaaatatccgagtcatgggaattccagaaggggaggaaaaaggagattgcattgaaaacatactcaacaaaatagtggcagaaaacttcccaggtataggaaaaatcacagatcttcagatccaggaagctcaatgatctccaaacgtattcaacccaaaaaagtcttctccaagacatgttatagtcaaatttgcaaaactcaaagacaaagagagaatcttaaaagctgcaagagagaaaaatcaaatcacctataagagagccccaatcaggctaacatcagacttttcatcacaaaccctaaaagccagaaaggaatgggatgatatattcaaaatactaaaagacagagattgccagccaagaatactctaccctgcaaggctatccttccaaaatgaagggcaaatagtatatttctcagacaaacataaactgcgggagttcaccaccacacgaccacccttacaagaaattctcaagggagtactgggtttggttcctgaaaaataactaccagtgccataaaaacccaagaaaaatctaaacccactagtataataaaaatggcattcatgaagagaaaacaaacaaacaaaaaggctatctacaacctaaggaaccaacaaacacagaaaacaaacagtaaatcagaaagcaaggaacaaaagacacctaagacaaccaaacaacaatcaataaaatgctaggaataaatcaacacttttcaataacaactcttaatgtaaaaggcttaaaatcctcaatcaaaagacacagactggctgactcgattaaaaaggaggacccaactatatgctgccttcaagagacccacctcacccataaagactcacatagactaagagtgaaaggatggaaaaagatttaccatgcaaacagaaaagaaaaacgagctggagcagctattcttatatctgacaaagtagactttaaactaaaaaccataaaaagagacaatgagggacactacataatgataaaaggactgatccatcaagaagacataacaatcataactatgtacgcacccaatgttggagcagccagatttataaaacaaactctattagacctaaagaaggaaatagacactattaccataatagcaggggacctgaacaccccactgtcaatattggacagatcatctaagcaaagaatcagtagagaaacacaagatctaaacaatactctagacaaattggacatggcagatatctacagaacattccatccaacaacctcagaatattcatccttctcatcagcacatggatcattctccaggatagatcacatattaggtcacaaatcaagtctaaacaaattcaaaaaaattggaattattccatgtattttctcagaccataatggattaaaactagaaatcaataacaaacgaaattctggaaagtatacgaacacatggaaattaaacagcattctacttaatgacatatgggtccaagaagaaatcaagcaggaaatcaaaaaatttattgaaactaatgaaaataatgatacatcataccaaaacttgtgggatactgcaaaagcagtactaagggggaaatttattgcattaaatgctcacttcagaagaatggaaagatggcaagtgaacaacctaatacttcaccttaaagaactagaaaa includes:
- the SEPTIN4 gene encoding septin-4 isoform X3 yields the protein MGSTQKGTVYQMIKTNKTGPKVAVSAQRGAEVTSTAPQRGHGYILASSQQSAAVSMSPSHRRSEAAHATSDYARSHSLQSGPSLYAAPTPQGTETRPRTETPRHPSIQRKVQQTQTPASHAVSVHQNFSPLREEAIRRGVENKPGRALSTPDAKPSHRLSFVDQKENLQVSHEEDPPSKVQNPQGVRGPRRISAHPKDEAVQTEPIRRILTVGGGRSSRSHSTPEHSGRHACVDHWTAQRKITGQEPEMGPHSSIPSESKALHKNLNLESSLKLSVLRNLDGGHQVSVRSEPETLRKHSAYPETKPSTKVLIPSKKESNVRFPTRGESEVGRRVTICPNEQLIQSTKSMSPRSVSEGPRKPSTYSELSQKPSIHEELELTPRPLPPRSLPRYGPDSSWWALLNPEVEIPQSRPTTPDFEPKSPPPLDPFLSFFETDPSPYYEDVVFQREKTSPPPPPSPKESPSQSPQMEVPQVSKYTCKQPKQRFSAFFLDVSEEMYNRVIWWLKDEEIKRFLEDTTDDAELSKFVKDFPGSESCHSPEAKTWVSRPQIPDPSPQAPDLYDDDLEFRPPSWPQSSDSQQYFCAPAPLSPSARPRSPWGKLDPYDSSEDDKEYVGFATLPNQVHRKSVKKGFDFTLMVAGESGLGKSTLVNSLFLTDLYRDRKLLSAEERIMQTVEITKHAVDIEEKGVRLRLTIVDTPGFGDAVNNTECWKPVAEYIDQQFEQYFRDESGLNRKNIQDNRVHCCLYFISPFGHGLRPLDVEFMKALHQRVNIVPILAKADTLTPPEVDHKKRKIREEIERFGIKIYQFPDCDSDEDEDFKLQDQALKESIPFAVIGSNTVVEARGRRVRGRLYPWGIVEVENPGHCDFVKLRTMLVRTHMQDLKDVTRETHYENYRAQCIQSMTRLVVKERNRKDRSRN